CCGAACCGTCGGCGGCGCTGATCGGGGCGGAGGCGGAGACGACGCGGGTGGACACGTTCGAGTCGTCGACGAACTCCGCGTCGGTGCCCTCGGCCTCGTCATCGGTCAGGAGAGGTCCGGGGCAGATCGCGCGGGTGTCCGCCGTGGGCATCCGGATCTGTTCGGGGCTGCGGTCGAGTGTCCCCGGAGTCAGCGGGGTCAGGAAGGACGTCGTGGCCACGAGGACGCCCGGCACGGCTATCGCCGCGAACGTCACGATGCTGCGCAGGTGTCTCATGGCTTCGACTCCTCTGACGTCGCAGGTGCGTCCTGTGCTGTGTGATCGGATTCTGACCGTGTTGCTGTCGCGGACCGTGTGCCTTGGCGCTGGGATCCGAAGGGAATCGCGACGATGACGGCCAGGAGCCCGAGGATCCAGCCGGTCACGACGCCCGGGGCGTACAGGTCGGAACCGTAGGTGAGCTCGACCTGTCCGCCGTTTGTGGGCAGGTCGAATTCGGACGCCCATCCGAAGGCGCGCTCCTTCGGTTCGGGCAGGTCCTCGCCGTCGATGGCGGCGGTGATGTCGTCGGCGCTGTCGGCCACGATCAGGGTGCGGCCATCGGCGCCGGGGGCCACCTCGGCGGTGGTGCCGTGCATCGGTGCGGTGCTCAGCGTGCCGTCGGGCTCGCGGACGAGGAACCGCCCGCTGTAGGGGGTGTCGACCTGCCACAGCCCACCCGATTCGGTCGGACCGACTTCGACGACTCCGTCGGCGGCGGCCACGGAGCTCGTCAGATTCTTCGCGTCCGCGTCGACGAGGACGAAGTCCGCGCCGAGCTCACCGAGGATGGACCGCACGTCACCGGCGTCGTCGGCCGACAGCGCCGCCGCGGCCTGTGCGATGAGAGTCTGGTCCTCGCCGATGGGCAGCGGGCGCCGCTCCCATGGCCAGCCGCCCACGGCCTCGGCGGACCTGATCGTCGAGGTGCCGATGATCGTCCCGTCGGCGGAGGAGACGAGTCGGGCCCGGACTTCGCCGTCGACGACGTCGAGGCGCAGTGTGCGTGCCTGGGCGTCTCCGGCGGCGCGGTCGGCGGCCAGAGCCGGAACGCTGCCGTGTTCCTGCGTCTTCACGGTGTCGGCCGAGGTGGTGCTCGGTCCTGCCGAGACGACGATGAGTCCGATGGCGGCGACGGTGACGAGCCCGATCAGGACGCGCATGGGCAGCCTCCGGGACCTCCCCGTTCGCCTCGTGGTGGTGTCGGCGCCGAGCGTGAGCAGCATGATCGCGCCGAGGCTGAGCAGGGTCAGGCCCGCGGCGGGGTAGGAGCCGATGAGGTGGAAGGGCCCGGTCTGGGCCGGGGTGAGGACCTGTGCGGTGGCGAGCAGGAGTCCGGCCAGGTAGAGGCCGACGGCCCATGTCAGGCGGGCCAGTCCCAGGCGGGCTTCGATGAGTGTGAGGAACGCGAGGACGAGCATCGGCAGGACGAGGATCGGTGCCCACAGCTGCAGCAGTCCGGGGCTGATTCCGGTGACGCCGAGGCCGGACAGCAGCTCGGCCAGCCAGCTCATGTCGATCGGTGCGGGGAATCCGACCGCCAGGAGGTAGGTCTCGGGCGCGGGCGGGGTCAGTGTCTGGCCGGGCATGACGAAGATCGCTCCCGGCTCGGTCACGAGTCCGGCCAGCCACGGCCAGGCCAGGAAGAGCGTTGGGGCCAGCAGCCACAGATGGCGCGGGCCGCGGCCGGTCATCACGAGCACGATTGTCAGGATGATGCCCAGCGGCAGCAGCAGCGGTGTGCCCGAGATCAGGACGAACAGCAGCAGTCCTGCGGTCGCCGCCGCCGCAATCGATCCGGTGCGCAGGCTGCGACGCAGCGCGAGCACGAAGAGCGGAGCGGCGATCCAGACGAGGATGACGCCGAGGCGACCGGTCGCCAGTGCGGTGACGAAGAGCGGGGCGGCGATCCACAGCAGTCCTGCCAGACCGCGGACCCATCTGCGCCTCACGAGCGTGCCGGCTGCGGCATAGGCGGAGATGATGGCGAGGATCGGTGCGCCCAGGATCAGCGCCCGGACCATGATGTCGACGTGACCCAGGAACGGCAGGCTGAGGATCGCGAGGACCAGCTGATAGGGGTCGGCGGGGACCGCGGCGCCGGTGGAGACGTCGAGGTTCTGGCTGAGCAGTCGTGCGAAGAGTTCGCCGGCCGAGACGTCCGTCGATCCCAGGGCCCCGCCGACGAGGTGGCCGGGGCCGAAGAGGCGGAAGGAGACGAAGCCGCTGAGTGCGGCGGCCGCGACGAGGAGGTAGGTCAGGGGGTTGTGGAAGACTCCGGAGCCGCCGGTGACCTCGAGCCGGGAGAAGGAGTCGATGGCCTCTTCCGTGTCACCGACCGGATTGAGTTCGGTTTCGCCGTTGTGCTCCGCCGCTGAGGCGCCTTCGGAGTGGGCACGGCGGGCCTCCTCGGCGGAGTTCATGCTCCGGCGCTGGATGGCGAGTTCTTCGGGGTCGGCGTAGAGCGCGGCCACATGGGAGTCCGTGCTTCGCTTGGCCCGGCGGCTGCGCCGGGCGTTGGCCCGCCTCAGTCGTGAGGTGGTCCGGGCGTCGGAGGCCAGGCCGAGCAGAGCCGTGAAGTACCAGGAGGCGGAGCGGACGTTGTTCGACAGCAGCCCGGCCAGGGTGTTCTTCAGCTGGGTGAGCAGGAGCAGGCAGAAGAGGCCGGCGAATCTCGGGCGGGCGAGGCTGAGCCGGTAGCGCTGTTCGGTCCGGATCTGTGACTTCGATCGCGGTGGCAGCGGCGACGAACCCAGCTGCGTCGCCGAGGCGGCGGAGATCGTGAGTTCGGCACCTGGGGCGAGGACGACTCGCCGGCCCAGGTCACGCAGCCTGCGGGAGTATTCGAGACCACGGTAGGCGACGCCGAGGACGCGGGACGGTGCCCCGATCTTCTCGAGTTCGGCGGTGGCGATGAGCATGCCGGGCAGGTCGAGTCCCAGCGTCTCCGACTGACCGTCGCGCTGACCCTGGTCGATCTCCCCGTCCGCGACCGGGTTGAGCCTGGCCCCCGCCGAGGTTGTGGTGACACCGGCGGAGACGATGCGGTCCGAATGCATGATCTTGGGTCCGACTGCGGCGATCGATTCGGTCGCGCCGATAGCGTCGAGCAGTTCCTCGAGGCATTCGGGTCCGGGACGCGAATCGGGGGTGAGGAACCACAGATGGGTGCTGCCGGCCACCGCGGGAAGGGCGAGTGCCTCCGTGACGGCAAGACCCCCGAGATCCACGACCGGGATCTCGGGGTAGGTCCTGTTCAGAGCTGTTTCGAGCTCGACCCTGCTGCTGTCGTCGCCCGAGGCGACGACAACGGTGACGGCAGGCTTCACACGACCCGTTTCTTGAGTCGACGGCGTTCACGTTCAGACATGCCGCCCCAGATTCCGAAGCGCTCGTCGTTCGCCAATGCGTATTCGAGGCAGTCCGAGCGCACGTCGCACGATGCGCAGACCCGTTTGGCCTCGCGAGTCGATCCGCCCTTCTCAGGGAAGAACGCCTCCGGGTCGGTCTGAGCGCACAGCGCTTGGTCCTGCCAGGACAGTTCGCCGTCCTCTGCGGCCCCGAGGAGCAGCGAGAGCGGCGAGACTGCGGAGTTGTCCGTGGGAAGCGGTGTCAGATCACTCG
The Brevibacterium marinum genome window above contains:
- a CDS encoding glycosyl transferase; the encoded protein is MKPAVTVVVASGDDSSRVELETALNRTYPEIPVVDLGGLAVTEALALPAVAGSTHLWFLTPDSRPGPECLEELLDAIGATESIAAVGPKIMHSDRIVSAGVTTTSAGARLNPVADGEIDQGQRDGQSETLGLDLPGMLIATAELEKIGAPSRVLGVAYRGLEYSRRLRDLGRRVVLAPGAELTISAASATQLGSSPLPPRSKSQIRTEQRYRLSLARPRFAGLFCLLLLTQLKNTLAGLLSNNVRSASWYFTALLGLASDARTTSRLRRANARRSRRAKRSTDSHVAALYADPEELAIQRRSMNSAEEARRAHSEGASAAEHNGETELNPVGDTEEAIDSFSRLEVTGGSGVFHNPLTYLLVAAAALSGFVSFRLFGPGHLVGGALGSTDVSAGELFARLLSQNLDVSTGAAVPADPYQLVLAILSLPFLGHVDIMVRALILGAPILAIISAYAAAGTLVRRRWVRGLAGLLWIAAPLFVTALATGRLGVILVWIAAPLFVLALRRSLRTGSIAAAATAGLLLFVLISGTPLLLPLGIILTIVLVMTGRGPRHLWLLAPTLFLAWPWLAGLVTEPGAIFVMPGQTLTPPAPETYLLAVGFPAPIDMSWLAELLSGLGVTGISPGLLQLWAPILVLPMLVLAFLTLIEARLGLARLTWAVGLYLAGLLLATAQVLTPAQTGPFHLIGSYPAAGLTLLSLGAIMLLTLGADTTTRRTGRSRRLPMRVLIGLVTVAAIGLIVVSAGPSTTSADTVKTQEHGSVPALAADRAAGDAQARTLRLDVVDGEVRARLVSSADGTIIGTSTIRSAEAVGGWPWERRPLPIGEDQTLIAQAAAALSADDAGDVRSILGELGADFVLVDADAKNLTSSVAAADGVVEVGPTESGGLWQVDTPYSGRFLVREPDGTLSTAPMHGTTAEVAPGADGRTLIVADSADDITAAIDGEDLPEPKERAFGWASEFDLPTNGGQVELTYGSDLYAPGVVTGWILGLLAVIVAIPFGSQRQGTRSATATRSESDHTAQDAPATSEESKP
- a CDS encoding WhiB family transcriptional regulator, with the protein product MQSAQSKRQEREDFSTAPGVTSRSAEDWFVEPGARTPDTLPDPLAIDPSDLTPLPTDNSAVSPLSLLLGAAEDGELSWQDQALCAQTDPEAFFPEKGGSTREAKRVCASCDVRSDCLEYALANDERFGIWGGMSERERRRLKKRVV